GGTAAATTGCAGATGACGGACTACTGCTCATCTTAGCCAAAAGGAGGGAAATAACGATAGGGCTTGCCCCGCAAGCTTCACATCTACCATTTTTTAGGTCATTGACCAATCCCTCAGCATCTATATCACGAATATGTTCAATCAATCTATGGTCGAGCAATTCTGCTTTTCTTTGCGGGTAAAAATGAGAAAGGTCACTGCTTGAAACAACCAAAGTTTCGGCATCTAAAAACCTATGCAGAGATTCGGCAATTCTTGTGCAAGTATCTATCTCATAATCATTGAAAAGCATTGGAACGATTTTAAATTCCCTCAACACAACTTGAAGAAAAGGCAGTTGTATTTCAAGAGAATGTTCTTCAATGTGAGGTGCACGCTCACTTTGAAAGATGGTATCACCTTCTTTCAACTTAGAACAAAATTCCT
The genomic region above belongs to Candidatus Schekmanbacteria bacterium and contains:
- the amrB gene encoding AmmeMemoRadiSam system protein B gives rise to the protein MRESVLSGSWYPNNKEELRQDINSYLDKAEIHKEKEANKPLCLISPHAGYIYSGQVAAYAYKQILGKDFKRVIIIAPSHRYPLRSCALFDTGAFETPLGLIPVDEEFCSKLKEGDTIFQSERAPHIEEHSLEIQLPFLQVVLREFKIVPMLFNDYEIDTCTRIAESLHRFLDAETLVVSSSDLSHFYPQRKAELLDHRLIEHIRDIDAEGLVNDLKNGRCEACGASPIVISLLLAKMSSSPSSAIYRYATSGDVTGDYDEVVGYLAAGLYKD